One window from the genome of Helicoverpa armigera isolate CAAS_96S chromosome 4, ASM3070526v1, whole genome shotgun sequence encodes:
- the LOC110374976 gene encoding uncharacterized protein LOC110374976 isoform X1 produces the protein MDNDEIGNDLVRLDNGYLVDEENNIRCEYVVNSDDVLDDENNSDSGSKNAPLREQDRFLPIANIAKIMKRAIPENGKIAKDARECVQECISEFISFVTSEASDRCQVEKRKTINGEDVLFAMNALGFDNYVEPLKLYLKKYREIVLSPVTINKLNKPIIVYGEDGTACIPAENDNETQTDSAVLYPYKELKVIEDFTIS, from the exons ATGGATAACGATGAGATTGGTAATGATTTAGTGCGCTTAGACAACGGGTACCTCGTGGACGAGGAGAATAATATCCGCTGCGAATATGTCGTGAACTCTGACGACGTTTTGG ATGATGAAAACAACTCAGATTCAGGCAGCAAGAATGCTCCATTGAGAGAACAAGATAGGTTTCTACCTATCGCAAATATtgctaaaataatgaaaagagcTATACCTGAAAATGGGAAG ATAGCAAAAGACGCAAGGGAATGTGTACAAGAATGCATATCAGAGTTCATTTCCTTCGTAACAAGCGAGGCCAGTGATAGGTGTCAAGTGGAAAAGAGAAAAACAATTAATGGTGAAGACGTACTCTTTGCTATGAACGCACTGGGCTTTGATAATTACGTGGAGCCTCTTAAGCTGTACCTCAAGAAATATAGGGAGATTGTGCTTTCACCT GTCACAatcaacaaattaaacaaacctATTATAGTATATGGAG AAGATGGCACTGCATGCATTCCGGCTGAAAATGACAATGAAACGCAAACGGACTCCGCAGTACTGTATCCATACAAAGAATTAAAAGTGATAGAAGATTTCACTATTTCATGA
- the LOC110374976 gene encoding uncharacterized protein LOC110374976 isoform X2, whose product MDNDEIGNDLVRLDNGYLVDEENNIRCEYVVNSDDVLDDENNSDSGSKNAPLREQDRFLPIANIAKIMKRAIPENGKIAKDARECVQECISEFISFVTSEASDRCQVEKRKTINGEDVLFAMNALGFDNYVEPLKLYLKKYREIVLSPVTINKLNKPIIVYGDGTACIPAENDNETQTDSAVLYPYKELKVIEDFTIS is encoded by the exons ATGGATAACGATGAGATTGGTAATGATTTAGTGCGCTTAGACAACGGGTACCTCGTGGACGAGGAGAATAATATCCGCTGCGAATATGTCGTGAACTCTGACGACGTTTTGG ATGATGAAAACAACTCAGATTCAGGCAGCAAGAATGCTCCATTGAGAGAACAAGATAGGTTTCTACCTATCGCAAATATtgctaaaataatgaaaagagcTATACCTGAAAATGGGAAG ATAGCAAAAGACGCAAGGGAATGTGTACAAGAATGCATATCAGAGTTCATTTCCTTCGTAACAAGCGAGGCCAGTGATAGGTGTCAAGTGGAAAAGAGAAAAACAATTAATGGTGAAGACGTACTCTTTGCTATGAACGCACTGGGCTTTGATAATTACGTGGAGCCTCTTAAGCTGTACCTCAAGAAATATAGGGAGATTGTGCTTTCACCT GTCACAatcaacaaattaaacaaacctATTATAGTATATGGAG ATGGCACTGCATGCATTCCGGCTGAAAATGACAATGAAACGCAAACGGACTCCGCAGTACTGTATCCATACAAAGAATTAAAAGTGATAGAAGATTTCACTATTTCATGA